The Pseudomonas benzenivorans region GCTCAGGGCGAAGGCGCGCTTGTAACGCGCCAGACGGACCTCTGCGTAGACCGCCTCCATGCCTTCTGGCGTCGCCGTGGCGATCTCGCCTTCGAGGGTCAGGGTATCGTTCTCGACCCTCAGGTCGAGCTTGTCCTTCGGCACGCCGGGCAGGTCGGCGAGCAGCAGGATGCCGTCCTTGTCCTCGAACACATCCACCCGCGGCAGCAAGGTCTGGGTTTCTTCGGCACGCTCGGGGCGGCTCACGGTTTTCTTCTCGCTCATCGTGGCTTCCTCCTTCAATGCCTGGGTTGTTACTGGACGGTGATGCGCTTGGGTTGGGCCGACTCGCGCCGCGCCACCTTGATATGCAGCACGCCGTCGCGATAGGACGCCTCGACCTTGTCCGGGTCGGCGTCGTCGGACAGGCTCACCGTGCGCTTGAAGCGACCGCTGAAGCGCTCGTTGGCATAGACCGACAGGCTGCCGTTGTCGCCCGGCCGATCGCCCTCGCGCTCGCCGACTATGGTCAGCAGGCCGTGATCGATCTGCACGTCGAGCTTGTCCGGGTCGATCCCCGGGGCGAAGGCGTAGACCTCGATGCTCGAGGTCGTGCTGCCGACGTTGAGCGCCGGGAAGGCGCCGCTGGCGACCGCACGGATGCTGCCCGGCCGGCCGAGACCGGCGTAGTCCTGCTGCAGCTCGCGCTGCAGGCGTTCGAACTCGGCGAGCAGGCCGTTGGGAAAGTTGAGAAGGGACTCGTACATCGCAAACCTCCTTGGCTGGTTGACCAGAGATTCGTTTGCGGTGCTCAAGGCCGAGGCCTCAAGCCCCGTCGCTAGAAAATATGTTGGCGTGCACGCGGGGCTTCAAGGCCGAGCCTTAGAACATTCTGAAATGCCTTATGCCGGACGGGCATTTGCCTGGCGCAGGGGACGGCGCGGCTTGCTGCCGCGCCTGGGGGGCTCAGAACGGCGCGGGGCACTCGAAGCGCAGGCGTTCGCCGCTGTGCGGGTGGCTCAGGGTCAGCATGCTGGCGTGCAGGCACAGGCGCTCATGGGCGGCCAGGGCCTGCGCGTGGGCATAGAGGCGGTCGCCGAGCAGCGGGTGGCCGATCGACAGCATGTGCACCCGCAGCTGGTGCGAGCGGCCGGTGATCGGCGTCAGCTCGATGCGGCAATAGTCGCCGCAGCGCTCCAACACCCGCCAGAAGGTCAGGGCGTGCTTGCCCAGTTCATGGTCGACCACATGGCGCGGCTTGGTCGGCGGGTCGTAGCGCAGCGGCAGGTCGATGCTGCCACTGTCCAGCTCGGGCTGGCCCCAGCACAGCGCGGTGTAGGCCTTCTCCGTCTCGCGGTCGTGGAACTGCCGGGACAGCTCGCGGTGGCTGTCGGCATCCCGGGCCAGGACGATGATGCCCGAGGTTTCCCAGTCCAGGCGGTGGACGATGCGCGCCTCCGGGTAGCCGTTCTCCTGCAGGCGGGTGACCAGGCAGTCGCGGTTGTCCTCGGCGCGACCGGGCACCGAGAGCAGCAGGGTGGGTTTGTTGATCACCAGCAGGGCGGCGTCCTGGTGGAGGATTTCAATCTGGCTGAGGGGCATCGTGGGGTCCGCAAACGACATCGGCGACCGAGGTCGCCGATGCCGGGAAACATAAGGCCTGGGCGCCGGATCAGCGATCCGGCAGGGTGATATTGAGCTCCAGGATCGAGCAGCTGCCCTGGTTCTCCAGGGCGACCTGGACCTGATCCGAGTCGATGGCGACGTATTTGCGGATCACCTCGACCAGCTCCTGCTGCAGGGCCGGCAGGTAGTCCGGCTGGCTGCGTTGGCCACGCTCGTGGGCGACGATGATCTGTAGGCGTTCTTTGGCGATGGAGGCGGGGGTTTCCTTCTTGCGTTCGCGAAAGAAGTCGAAAATATTCATCAGCGGGCTCCGAACAGGCGTTGCATGAGTCCTTTCTTCTGCACGTCGAGGAAGCGGTGCGGCACTTCCTTGCCGAGCAGGCGGTCGACGGCATCGCTGTACGCCTGGCCGGCGTCGCTCTGGTCGTCGAGAATCACCGGTACACCCTGGTTGGAGGCCTTGAGCACCGCCTGCGATTCGGGGATCACGCCGAGCAGGCGGATGGCGAGGATTTCCTCGACGTCTTCCACGCCGAGCATTTCGCCCTTGGTCACGCGCTCGGGGTTGTAGCGGGTCAGCAGCAGGTGCTCCTTGATCGCCTCCTCGCCCTTCTCGGCGCGGCGCGACTTGCTCGCCAGCAGGCCGAGCATGCGGTCGGAGTCGCGCACCGAGGAGACTTCCGGGTTGGTCACGACTATCGCCTCGTCGGCGAAGTACATGGCCAGGTGGGCGCCCTTCTCGATGCCGGCGGGCGAGTCGCAGACCACGTACTCGAAGTTCTGCGACAGCTCGTTGATGACCTTCTCCACGCCCTCCAGGGTCAGGGCGTCCTTGTCGCGGGTCTGGCTGGCGGCCAGCACGTAGAGGTTCTCCAGGCGCTTGTCCTTGATCAGCGCCTGGGTCAGGGTCGCTTCGCCGTTGACCACGTTGACGAAGTCGTACACCACGCGGCGTTCGCAGCCCATGATCAGGTCGAGGTTACGCAGGCCGACGTCGAAGTCGACGATGACAGTCTTGTGCCCGCGCAGGGCGAGGCCGGTACCGATGGCGGCGCTGGTGGTGGTTTTGCCCACGCCACCCTTGCCGGACGTGACTACGAGGATCTTGGCCAAGGTGATTCACCCCAAAATGTGAAGATAAAAGCGGGAATCTGGCGGCCGCGCGAGGCGTCCGGATGCCCTTTGTGTCCCTTAAAATTGGCCGCAGTATCCGTTAAAGGCGGGTGATGTTCAACACGTCACCCGACAGGCTGACATGCACCGCATCGCCCCACAGCGGGTCGCGGCGCAGGTCCTCGGCGACCTTGTATTGGCCGGCGATCGACAGCAGTTCGGCGCCCATTTGTTGACAGAAAATCCGCGCCTGGGTGTTGCCCTTGATCCCGGCCAGGGCGCGGCCGCGCATGGGGGCATAGACGTGGATATTGCCGTCGGCGAGCAGTTCGGCGCCGGCGCTGACCGGCGCCAGGACGATCAGGTCGCCGCCCTGGGCATAGACCTGCTGACCGCCGCGTACCGGGGTTGTGACGATCTTGGTCGGCTTGAGTTCCGGCTCGGCCGGTTTTTCCGGCGGTTTGGGCGTCAGTTCGAGCTGGCGCTCGCGGGCGCCGGAGGGGGGGAGCACCGGCAGATCCAGGGCGTCGGCGGCGGCGATGTCGTCGGCTCGGCTGGCGCGTACCGCCAGGGTGCGCAGGCCGTGCTTGCGGCACAGGCTCATCAGCGCGGCGAGATCGAGGTTGTTCTCTGCGGCGGGCAGCTTGTCCAGGGCCAGCACCAGCGGCGTGTTGCTGAAGAACTGCGGCGCCTGGGCGACCTTTTCCGTCAGCTGCTGATCGAGGCGCTCCAGGTCGTTGTGCGCCAGCTCCAGCACGGTGATGGCGAGCATGCTGCCCTTGAGCTGGAACACGGGGTCTTGGTCGAGTAGATCGGCTTGGCTCATGGTCTGCCTGATGCGCCTGTATAGAAGGAGGGAGCGGGTCGCGTAGGTTGCCGGGGACTTATAGCGAGATCGTCGGTGGGTCGCAAGCCGCGGCGACTCCGCGGCAAGTGCTGGTAGAATGCCCGGCTTTGGCTGTTGTGCGGGATCGTTCATGGATCGTCCAGTGTTTCGGGGTTCTTTTCTTCACCCGCGTTTCTGGCTGCTGTGGCTGGGGCTCGGCCTGTTGTGGCTGGTCTCGCTGTTGCCTTACCCGGTGCTGATGCGCCTGGGGCGCTGGTTGGGTGCCTTGATGTACCGCCTGGCACGGTCGCGGCGGCAGATCGCCGCGCGCAATCTGGAACTGTGCTTTCCCCAGTGGTCGGCGGCCGAGCGTCAGCGGGTGTTGCGGGAAAACTTCGCCTCCACCGGCATGACCTTCTTCGAGATGGCGATCAGCTGGTGGTGGCCGCCCGCGCGCCTGCGCAAACTGGGGCGCCTGGAGGGGCTGGAGCATCTGCAGCAGGCCCAGGCCGAGGGCCAGGGGGTGATCCTCATGGCCCTGCATTTCACCACCCTGGAAATGGGCGGCGGCCTGCTCGGCATGCAGCAGGACATGTATGGCATGTATCGGCCGCACAAGAATCCACTGTTCGACTATGTCCAGCGCCGTGGCCGCGAGCAGCGCCTGCTCGGGGTGATCGAGCGCGACGATGTGCGTGGCATGCTCAAGCTGCTGCGCGCCGGGGGCGTGGTCTGGTATGCGCCGGATCAGGATTATGGCGCCCAGCGCAGCATCTTCGTGCCGCTGTTCGGCGTACCGGCCGCCACGGTCACCGCCACCAGCAAGTTCGCCCGCCTGGGCCGTGCGCGGGTGATCCCCTTCACTCAGGAACGCCTGGCCGATGGTTCGGGCTACAAGGTGGTGGTGCATCCGCCGCTGGCGGATTTCCCCGGGGACAGCGAGGAGGCCGACTGCCTGCGCATCAACCAGTGGATCGAGCGGGCGGTGGGGGCCTGTCCCGAGCAATACCTGTGGGCGCATCGACGCTTCAAGACGCGCCCGGCAGGCGAGTCCAAGCTCTACCGGAAAAGCCGCGCCTAGTTCATGATCCGGCCGCGTCGCTCTCTATACTGGCTAGAAAATACGGGAACCGGCCTATGACGCACTCCGCTCCATCCAGTCAGCCCGTGACCGGGCTGATTCTTTCCGGTGGTGGAGCGCGGGCGGCCTATCAGGTGGGTGTGCTGGCGGCCATCGCCGACCTGCTGCCCAATGCCGAGCACAACCCTTTTCCGGTCATAGTCGGCACCTCGGCCGGGGCCATCAACGCGGTCAGCCTGGCCTGCGGTGCCCTGCATTTCGGCGAGGCGGTCCGCCGCCTGACCGAAGTCTGGCAGGGGTTTCATACCCATCAGGTGTACCGCAGCGACTGGTCGGGCGTGCTGCATCAGGCCACGCGCTTCATCGGCCACAGCCTGCTCGGGCTGGGGGCGCAGGTGCCGGTGGCGCTGCTGGACAGCTCGCCCTTGAGCAAGCTGCTCGAGCGGGAGCTGGATTTCTCCGGGATCG contains the following coding sequences:
- a CDS encoding Hsp20/alpha crystallin family protein; the protein is MSEKKTVSRPERAEETQTLLPRVDVFEDKDGILLLADLPGVPKDKLDLRVENDTLTLEGEIATATPEGMEAVYAEVRLARYKRAFALSSELDSQRIDAQLRNGVLKLRIPKHAHAQPRKIVVKSA
- a CDS encoding Hsp20/alpha crystallin family protein is translated as MYESLLNFPNGLLAEFERLQRELQQDYAGLGRPGSIRAVASGAFPALNVGSTTSSIEVYAFAPGIDPDKLDVQIDHGLLTIVGEREGDRPGDNGSLSVYANERFSGRFKRTVSLSDDADPDKVEASYRDGVLHIKVARRESAQPKRITVQ
- a CDS encoding RluA family pseudouridine synthase, which produces MPLSQIEILHQDAALLVINKPTLLLSVPGRAEDNRDCLVTRLQENGYPEARIVHRLDWETSGIIVLARDADSHRELSRQFHDRETEKAYTALCWGQPELDSGSIDLPLRYDPPTKPRHVVDHELGKHALTFWRVLERCGDYCRIELTPITGRSHQLRVHMLSIGHPLLGDRLYAHAQALAAHERLCLHASMLTLSHPHSGERLRFECPAPF
- the minE gene encoding cell division topological specificity factor MinE yields the protein MNIFDFFRERKKETPASIAKERLQIIVAHERGQRSQPDYLPALQQELVEVIRKYVAIDSDQVQVALENQGSCSILELNITLPDR
- the minD gene encoding septum site-determining protein MinD, whose product is MAKILVVTSGKGGVGKTTTSAAIGTGLALRGHKTVIVDFDVGLRNLDLIMGCERRVVYDFVNVVNGEATLTQALIKDKRLENLYVLAASQTRDKDALTLEGVEKVINELSQNFEYVVCDSPAGIEKGAHLAMYFADEAIVVTNPEVSSVRDSDRMLGLLASKSRRAEKGEEAIKEHLLLTRYNPERVTKGEMLGVEDVEEILAIRLLGVIPESQAVLKASNQGVPVILDDQSDAGQAYSDAVDRLLGKEVPHRFLDVQKKGLMQRLFGAR
- the minC gene encoding septum site-determining protein MinC, whose amino-acid sequence is MSQADLLDQDPVFQLKGSMLAITVLELAHNDLERLDQQLTEKVAQAPQFFSNTPLVLALDKLPAAENNLDLAALMSLCRKHGLRTLAVRASRADDIAAADALDLPVLPPSGARERQLELTPKPPEKPAEPELKPTKIVTTPVRGGQQVYAQGGDLIVLAPVSAGAELLADGNIHVYAPMRGRALAGIKGNTQARIFCQQMGAELLSIAGQYKVAEDLRRDPLWGDAVHVSLSGDVLNITRL
- a CDS encoding lipid A biosynthesis lauroyl acyltransferase — protein: MDRPVFRGSFLHPRFWLLWLGLGLLWLVSLLPYPVLMRLGRWLGALMYRLARSRRQIAARNLELCFPQWSAAERQRVLRENFASTGMTFFEMAISWWWPPARLRKLGRLEGLEHLQQAQAEGQGVILMALHFTTLEMGGGLLGMQQDMYGMYRPHKNPLFDYVQRRGREQRLLGVIERDDVRGMLKLLRAGGVVWYAPDQDYGAQRSIFVPLFGVPAATVTATSKFARLGRARVIPFTQERLADGSGYKVVVHPPLADFPGDSEEADCLRINQWIERAVGACPEQYLWAHRRFKTRPAGESKLYRKSRA